A genomic segment from Antedon mediterranea chromosome 6, ecAntMedi1.1, whole genome shotgun sequence encodes:
- the LOC140051969 gene encoding uncharacterized protein, with the protein MRALNRGVFNKNLINVQVKKAKNLNKGCPRLFLTNARSIKNKMDEFEATLLKYKIDIATVTETWLNDEIERIAHIPKFKCLFKNRNHRRGGGVAIFVNDKFNEHEVNEHNLCQFECLWTNISYVNNNKTHNIFIGAVYYPPSAPGADDIIEHILNTVDEIRLTNPDSPMIILGDFNYLNIDSLTEQLGMVQIVDFPTRDVSLLDKVFMTHPELYTKPKKCTPLGRSDHSSIIIHPCHELPPSKYMRMQVRPYRETSVRSFGQWITNYNWNWMFDRNLCINEKVNGFFNVLKGAYNHNFPVKQIRKRIADRPWMTQNVRRLLDARQRMYNNCTKAEWRETRNAVQRSIRSAKKFFYDKSMRGLKNNDPATWHHSVRKLCNLKNRTMLKFPGHSNQDLANDINNHFASVCQQLPPVDVNALPAYFPSPEPPPKIFPGQVRRLINKLKSKKSSHPDDLPIKLIKEFAFEIATPLAHIFNCCLNEGVFPELWKLATAIPVPKVPNVTSFQDLRPISLTPIFAKMFESFLTDWVTSDIHQHLDIKQFGCRKGSSTSHYLVDMIQSVISDIVKGDSFVDICAVDFTKAFDRIDHTVIVRKLVDIRVRKSIIPTICSFLTDRKINTKLRSEHPKCCIRYISLEGPMYQFMI; encoded by the coding sequence ATGAGAGCTTTGAATCGTGGGGTTTTTAATAAGAACTTGATCAATGTTCAAGTAAAAAAGGCAAAGAATTTGAATAAAGGTTGTCCAAGATTGTTCTTAACCAATGCTCgttctattaaaaataaaatggatgAATTTGAGGCcacattattaaaatacaagATTGACATTGCTACGGTTACTGAAACTTGGTTAAATGATGAGATTGAACGTATTGCACACATTccaaaatttaaatgtttgtttaagaACCGTAATCATCGGCGTGGAGGAGGTGTCGCTATTTTCGTGAATGACAAGTTTAACGAACACGAAGTGAATGAGCATAATTTGTGCCAATTTGAATGTTTATGGACAAATATATCATATGTGAATAACAATAAAACCCATAATATCTTTATTGGAGCTGTATATTACCCTCCTTCAGCCCCAGGTGCTGATGACATCATTGAACATATACTCAACACGGTTGACGAGATTCGTCTAACTAACCCAGATTCACCGATGATAATCCTAGGCGACTTTAATTATTTGAACATTGATAGTCTAACAGAACAACTTGGGATGGTACAAATCGTTGATTTTCCAACTCGTGACGTTTCGCTACTTGACAAGGTTTTTATGACCCATCCAGAACTATATACAAAGCCTAAAAAATGTACACCCCTTGGGCGTAGTGACCATAGTAGTATTATCATTCATCCTTGCCATGAGTTGCCGCCATCCAAATATATGCGTATGCAAGTTAGACCATACAGAGAGACGTCAGTAAGATCGTTTGGACAATGGATAACCAACTATAACTGGAACTGGATGTTCGATCGTAACTTATGTATAAATGAGAAAGTAAATGGTTTTTTCAATGTCTTAAAAGGTGCATATAATCACAATTTCCCTGTCAAGCAAATAAGAAAAAGAATAGCTGATCGTCCTTGGATGACTCAAAACGTTCGTCGACTACTTGATGCAAGGCAACGAATGTATAACAACTGTACTAAAGCTGAATGGAGAGAAACACGCAATGCTGTCCAGAGAAGCATTCGTTCAGCAAAGAAATTTTTTTATGATAAATCAATGCGAGGCCTTAAAAATAATGATCCGGCAACATGGCATCACAGTGTACGTAAACTGTGCAATCTAAAAAATCGAACCATGCTAAAATTCCCTGGCCACTCAAATCAAGATCTTGCAAATGATATCAATAACCACTTTGCATCTGTGTGCCAACAGCTTCCCCCAGTTGATGTAAATGCTCTTCCTGCATATTTTCCTTCACCTGAACCCCCGCCAAAAATTTTTCCTGGACAAGTCAGACGATTGATTAATAAACTAAAGTCAAAGAAGTCTAGTCACCCTGATGACTTGCCAATTAAACTTATAAAAGAATTCGCCTTTGAAATTGCTACCCCACTTGcccatatttttaattgttgtctTAATGAAGGTGTATTTCCCGAGTTATGGAAGTTAGCAACAGCCATTCCTGTTCCAAAAGTTCCTAATGTAACATCATTTCAAGACCTCAGGCCAATTTCACTTACCCCCATCTTTGCCAAGATGTTTGAGTCATTCCTTACTGATTGGGTGACTAGTGACATTCATCAACATTTAGATATTAAACAATTTGGTTGCCGTAAAGGCTCATCTACTAGCCATTATCTTGTGGACATGATTCAGTCTGTAATTAGTGATATTGTAAAAGGTGATTCTTTTGTGGATATTTGTGCCGTTGATTTTACGAAGGCCTTCGACCGAATTGACCATACGGTCATTGTTAGAAAGCTAGTCGACATCAGAGTGAGAAAATCTATTATTCCCACCATCTGTAGCTTTCTGACGGATcgtaaaataaatactaaactTAGGTCAGAGCATCCAAAATGTTGTATACGTTATATATCCTTAGAAGGGCCAATGTACCAGTTCATGATATGA
- the LOC140050983 gene encoding uncharacterized protein isoform X2, producing MLLLKNRMFVLFVVIGVAHVRAFPQTQNIGECAQPQPCLNGGTYRCDCPPGYGGISCEINVNDCSPNPCLNGGQCTDLINDYNCSCQMGYSGRNCETNIDDCFGNPCVNGQCFDLVGGYVCSCFQGYTGINCDNILK from the exons ATGTTACTCCTCAAGAACCGCATGTTCGTTCTATTTGTAGTTATCGGAGTTGCTCATGTCCGAGCATTCCCTCAAACTCAAA ACATCGGCGAATGTGCTCAACCACAACCTTGTTTAAATGGTGGAACTTACCGATGCGACTGTCCACCAGGATACGGAGGCATAAGTTGTgaaataa ATGTCAATGATTGTTCTCCAAACCCATGTTTGAATGGTGGTCAATGTACAGACTTGATTAATGATTATAATTGTTCATGCCAAATGGGGTATTCAGGGAGGAATTGTGAAACAA ATATTGATGATTGCTTTGGAAATCCATGTGTAAATGGGCAATGTTTTGATTTGGTTGGTGGTTATGTTTGTTCTTGTTTCCAGGGCTATACAGGAATCAACTGTGACAACATACTTAAGTAA